One Hermetia illucens chromosome 4, iHerIll2.2.curated.20191125, whole genome shotgun sequence DNA segment encodes these proteins:
- the LOC119655547 gene encoding cell division control protein 6 homolog encodes MPLITRRAASSRHKTSTKDVLSEINGEIDDASTRNVNGTSKSINDEVINTENGLKTPKRNNKRASKLACNGHTDESDTETSSPPKQPKSDPALFSPSSLIRNLRIDDQPDKEERSKSPRKSSLSRYGNARKVLNGAETDDLPGREAEIQELRSFFLSHLESGTSGSLYVSGQPGTGKTACLTHILRSEEISSNFTKVYINCTGVSTVGSIYKKICTELRLKLDGKTEKDSLRAIEKYLSGKHKMLLMILDEVDQLAGRKQSILYTIFEWPAKPNSKLVLVSIANQLDLTDRTLTRLNAKCDLKPKLMHFSPYSREQLITIFKSRLEAAGVLNVFSPGTLQLLSAKVAAVSGDVRRALDIGRRVVELAEQQQKKPKSKVDLTELGIDGSPPKKQNQTTQGAVPMQLVVSVLNNVYGASQTLSNDIEDTFPLQQKILICCLLLILENDKNKDITIGRLHDVFKRVCSKRNLMAVDQAEFVGLCSLVETRGIVRVIGKKEPRLSKIVLQWDQGEVTAALKDKQLIAAILQDTLCLKR; translated from the coding sequence AgacgttcttagtgaaatcAATGGCGAAATTGATGACGCGTCTACGCGAAACGTGAATGGTACCTCGAAATCAATTAATGACGAAGTAATTAATACTGAAAACGGTCTCAAGACGCCCAAACGGAATAACAAAAGAGCCTCAAAGTTAGCCTGCAATGGACACACCGACGAAAGCGATACAGAAACTAGTTCTCCGCCAAAGCAACCCAAATCAGATCCCGCACTTTTCAGTCCATCGAGCTTGATTAGAAATTTGCGAATTGACGACCAACCAGACAAGGAGGAACGTTCTAAATCGCCGAGAAAGTCATCCCTCTCACGATACGGCAACGCAAGAAAAGTCTTAAATGGGGCAGAGACCGACGATCTCCCTGGACGAGAAGCTGAAATCCAAGAGCTAAGGAGCTTCTTTCTTAGCCACCTTGAAAGTGGTACATCGGGGAGCCTCTACGTTTCCGGCCAGCCAGGCACTGGCAAAACCGCCTGCCTAACGCACATCCTCCGCTCCGAAGAAATCAGCTCCAACTTCACGAAAGTCTATATCAACTGCACCGGGGTCTCGACGGTGGGCAGCATCTACAAGAAAATCTGCACCGAATTGCGGCTGAAACTCGATGGAAAAACGGAGAAAGACTCCTTGCGCGCTATAGAAAAGTACCTTTCCGGGAAGCACAAGATGCTTCTGATGATACTGGATGAAGTGGACCAACTTGCCGGTAGGAAACAGTCGATCCTGTACACAATTTTCGAGTGGCCTGCGAAACCCAACAGCAAATTAGTTCTGGTTTCGATTGCTAACCAGTTGGACTTGACAGACAGGACACTGACCCgattgaatgccaaatgtgatcTCAAGCCAAAGTTGATGCATTTCTCCCCGTACTCCAGGGAGCAATTGATAACAATTTTCAAATCCCGACTCGAAGCCGCTGGGGTTCTGAACGTCTTCTCCCCAGGAACGTTGCAACTGCTTTCCGCGAAAGTGGCGGCTGTAAGTGGAGACGTCCGGCGAGCACTGGACATCGGCCGGCGTGTCGTCGAGTTAGCTGAGCAGCAGCAGAAGAAGCCAAAGTCCAAAGTAGATCTAACCGAGTTAGGCATAGACGGTAGCCCCCCAAAAAAGCAGAACCAAACTACGCAGGGTGCGGTCCCCATGCAATTAGTCGTCTCCGTGTTGAACAATGTCTACGGAGCATCGCAAACACTCAGCAACGACATCGAAGACACGTTCCCGCTCCAACAGAAGATCCTGATCTGTTGTCTGCTGCTGATTCTAGAGAACGACAAGAACAAGGACATCACAATAGGACGATTGCATGACGTATTCAAGCGAGTGTGCTCGAAACGGAACCTGATGGCTGTGGATCAGGCAGAGTTCGTTGGACTCTGCTCACTGGTCGAGACTCGAGGCATCGTTCGGGTGATCGGCAAGAAGGAGCCACGACTTAGCAAGATTGTGCTGCAATGGGACCAGGGGGAGGTCACTGCGGCGCTCAAGGACAAACAGCTGATTGCTGCGATTCTACAGGACACATTATGCCTGAAGAGATGA